The following are encoded together in the Oncorhynchus nerka isolate Pitt River linkage group LG25, Oner_Uvic_2.0, whole genome shotgun sequence genome:
- the LOC135564485 gene encoding 5-hydroxytryptamine receptor 3A-like isoform X1: MAAKDFSKMESQRWWVSSHQVLFIICCIMVQAPCLRCKIVVNCTNPNTISLLAALENVMTLYSIRPVMNLSTPTNISMYFTLYGILGVEEKAQLLNTYIWLVKEWENEFFSWDPVQCGSANISLPRERFWSPDVVINEFMDENRAPIVPYVYIKHTGIVRDANPVRVVSSCNLEIYTFPFDVQNCTFTFRSYIHRVSDIRIILGKKVEDILKRSISVMSTEGEWELMDIKSSKFKLSTFDQGESNAYDELCFYIILRRRATLYVVNLLIPSCFLITVDLFSFLLPPQNVDRSSFKMTLILGYSVFLLIVNNLLPVTGSTIPLINVFFAICLTLMVASLLETILITNLLVGSSNFHPVPGWVRVLVLRFMGTLVWLPQKSREDKIILNPVARETDVKVCPLVTVERQVQTGEPGKMWAEAGDPALAELRNLGNELQSIRLQVAQHVDGNQISQDWMQVGYIIDRLLFGVYCVFVTFSFIVILSIWSNSYKQ, translated from the exons ATGGCAGCCAAGGATTTTTCCAAAATGGAG TCTCAACGATGGTGGGTCAGTTCCCACCAGGTTCTGTTCATCATCTGCTGCATCATGGTACAGG CGCCATGCCTGAGATGTAAGATAGTGGTGAACTGCACCAACCCCAACACCATATCCCTTCTGGCCGCCCTGGAGAACGTCATGACATTGTACTCCATACGACCTGTCATGAACCTCTCAACCCCCACCAACATCAGCATGTACTTCACTCTCTACGGCATCCTGGGTGTG GAAGAAAAAGCACAACTGTTGAACACCTACATTTGGCTGGTGAAg GAATGGGAGAATGAATTTTTCAGCTGGGACCCAGTCCAATGCGGCTCTGCCAATATTTCTCTCCCCAGGGAAAGGTTCTGGTCACCAGATGTGGTAATCAATGAATT TATGGATGAAAACAGAGCTCCCATCGTCCCTTATGTGTACATTAAGCACACTGGTATAGTGCGAGACGCCAACCCTGTCAGAGTGGTTAGCTCCTGTAACCTGGAGATCTACACCTTCCCCTTTGACGTCCAGAACTGCACCTTCACCTTCAGATCCTATATCCACCGCG TGTCGGACATAAGGATTATTTTAGGGAAGAAGGTGGAGGACATCCTGAAACGCTCCATTAGCGTGATGTCCACTGAAGGGGAGTGGGAGCTGATGGACATCAAATCCAGCAAGTTCAAGTTATCAACATTTGATCAGGGAGAAAGCAACGCCTATGATGAGCTCTGCTTTTAC ATTATCCTGAGGCGCAGAGCCACCCTCTACGTGGTGAACCTCCTGATCCCCAGCTGCTTTCTCATCACTGTGGATCTCTTCAGCTTCCTGCTGCCTCCCCAGAACGTGGACCGCTCCTCCTTCAAGATGACCCTAATTTTGGGCTACTCCGTCTTCCTGCTCATCGTAAATAACCTGCTGCCCGTTACAGGAAGCACCATTCCACTGATAA ATGTGTTCTTCGCCATCTGCTTGACTCTGATGGTGGCCAGCCTGCTGGAGACTATTCTCATCACCAACCTCCTGGTCGGCTCCAGTAACTTCCACCCAGTGCCTGGCTGGGTCCGAGTGCTCGTCCTGCGCTTCATGGGCACCCTCGTCTGGCTGCCTCAGAAATCCAGAGAGGACAAGATCATCCTCAATCCAGTTGCAAGAG AAACAGATGTGAAAGTCTGCCCTCTAGTGACGGTGGAGAGACAGGTTCAAACAGGAGAACCAGGTAAGATGTGGGCAGAGGCAGGCGATCCAGCCCTGGCGGAGCTGAGGAATCTGGGCAATGAGCTCCAGTCCATCCGCCTCCAGGTGGCCCAGCATGTGGACGGGAACCAGATCTCCCAGGACTGGATGCAGGTGGGCTACATCATAGACCGGCTGCTGTTTGGCGTCTACTGCGTCTTCGTCACATTCAGCTTCATCGTCATCCTCAGCATCTGGAGTAATTCATACAAACAGTGA
- the LOC135564485 gene encoding 5-hydroxytryptamine receptor 3A-like isoform X2 — translation MAAKDFSKMESQRWWVSSHQVLFIICCIMVQAPCLRCKIVVNCTNPNTISLLAALENVMTLYSIRPVMNLSTPTNISMYFTLYGILGVEEKAQLLNTYIWLVKEWENEFFSWDPVQCGSANISLPRERFWSPDVVINEFMDENRAPIVPYVYIKHTGIVRDANPVRVVSSCNLEIYTFPFDVQNCTFTFRSYIHRVSDIRIILGKKVEDILKRSISVMSTEGEWELMDIKSSKFKLSTFDQGESNAYDELCFYIILRRRATLYVVNLLIPSCFLITVDLFSFLLPPQNVDRSSFKMTLILGYSVFLLIVNNLLPVTGSTIPLINVFFAICLTLMVASLLETILITNLLVGSSNFHPVPGWVRVLVLRFMGTLVWLPQKSREDKIILNPVARDVKVCPLVTVERQVQTGEPGKMWAEAGDPALAELRNLGNELQSIRLQVAQHVDGNQISQDWMQVGYIIDRLLFGVYCVFVTFSFIVILSIWSNSYKQ, via the exons ATGGCAGCCAAGGATTTTTCCAAAATGGAG TCTCAACGATGGTGGGTCAGTTCCCACCAGGTTCTGTTCATCATCTGCTGCATCATGGTACAGG CGCCATGCCTGAGATGTAAGATAGTGGTGAACTGCACCAACCCCAACACCATATCCCTTCTGGCCGCCCTGGAGAACGTCATGACATTGTACTCCATACGACCTGTCATGAACCTCTCAACCCCCACCAACATCAGCATGTACTTCACTCTCTACGGCATCCTGGGTGTG GAAGAAAAAGCACAACTGTTGAACACCTACATTTGGCTGGTGAAg GAATGGGAGAATGAATTTTTCAGCTGGGACCCAGTCCAATGCGGCTCTGCCAATATTTCTCTCCCCAGGGAAAGGTTCTGGTCACCAGATGTGGTAATCAATGAATT TATGGATGAAAACAGAGCTCCCATCGTCCCTTATGTGTACATTAAGCACACTGGTATAGTGCGAGACGCCAACCCTGTCAGAGTGGTTAGCTCCTGTAACCTGGAGATCTACACCTTCCCCTTTGACGTCCAGAACTGCACCTTCACCTTCAGATCCTATATCCACCGCG TGTCGGACATAAGGATTATTTTAGGGAAGAAGGTGGAGGACATCCTGAAACGCTCCATTAGCGTGATGTCCACTGAAGGGGAGTGGGAGCTGATGGACATCAAATCCAGCAAGTTCAAGTTATCAACATTTGATCAGGGAGAAAGCAACGCCTATGATGAGCTCTGCTTTTAC ATTATCCTGAGGCGCAGAGCCACCCTCTACGTGGTGAACCTCCTGATCCCCAGCTGCTTTCTCATCACTGTGGATCTCTTCAGCTTCCTGCTGCCTCCCCAGAACGTGGACCGCTCCTCCTTCAAGATGACCCTAATTTTGGGCTACTCCGTCTTCCTGCTCATCGTAAATAACCTGCTGCCCGTTACAGGAAGCACCATTCCACTGATAA ATGTGTTCTTCGCCATCTGCTTGACTCTGATGGTGGCCAGCCTGCTGGAGACTATTCTCATCACCAACCTCCTGGTCGGCTCCAGTAACTTCCACCCAGTGCCTGGCTGGGTCCGAGTGCTCGTCCTGCGCTTCATGGGCACCCTCGTCTGGCTGCCTCAGAAATCCAGAGAGGACAAGATCATCCTCAATCCAGTTGCAAGAG ATGTGAAAGTCTGCCCTCTAGTGACGGTGGAGAGACAGGTTCAAACAGGAGAACCAGGTAAGATGTGGGCAGAGGCAGGCGATCCAGCCCTGGCGGAGCTGAGGAATCTGGGCAATGAGCTCCAGTCCATCCGCCTCCAGGTGGCCCAGCATGTGGACGGGAACCAGATCTCCCAGGACTGGATGCAGGTGGGCTACATCATAGACCGGCTGCTGTTTGGCGTCTACTGCGTCTTCGTCACATTCAGCTTCATCGTCATCCTCAGCATCTGGAGTAATTCATACAAACAGTGA